A window of the Drosophila simulans strain w501 chromosome 2L, Prin_Dsim_3.1, whole genome shotgun sequence genome harbors these coding sequences:
- the LOC6731490 gene encoding 40S ribosomal protein S13, which produces MGRMHAPGKGISQSALPYRRTVPSWLKLNAEDVKDQIKKLGKKGLTPSKIGIILRDSHGVAQVRFVNGNKILRIMKSVGLKPDIPEDLYHMIKKAVAIRKHLERNRKDKDGKFRLILVESRIHRLARYYKTKSVLPPNWKYESSTASALVA; this is translated from the exons ATGGGTCGTATGCACGCTCCTGg CAAGGGTATTTCCCAATCAGCCCTCCCCTACAGACGCACTGTCCCATCCTGGCTGAAATTGAACGCCGAGGATGTCAAGGACCAGATCAAGAAGCTGGGCAAGAAGGGTCTGACTCCCTCCAAAATCG GCATCATCCTGCGTGACTCGCACGGAGTTGCCCAGGTGCGTTTCGTCAACGGAAACAAGATCCTGCGCATCATGAAGTCGGTGGGTCTGAAGCCCGACATTCCCGAGGATCTGTACCACATGATCAAGAAGGCCGTCGCCATCCGCAAGCACTTGGAGCGCAACCGCAAGGACAAGGACGGCAAGTTCCGTCTGATTCTGGTTGAGTCCAGGATCCACCGCCTGGCCCGCTACTACAAGACCAAGAGCGTCCTGCCCCCCAACTGGAAATACGAGTCGAGCACCGCCTCCGCCTTGGTTGCCTAA
- the LOC6731491 gene encoding COP9 signalosome complex subunit 8 isoform X1 has product MHLNKYSEVVERLENEEFEQVELGAEVYQQLLAIYLYQNKLADAKLLWMRVPANLKDDKELIQLNLLNISLQNNNYADFFKHIKYEWSERVKSPVEDLLNKQREELFKLMGSAYVSIYQHNLLELSLMSEDELKRVCAALNWTEELDGDRVILKPKVQEAPPTRGNDDQLLKLTEFVTFLEN; this is encoded by the exons atgcatttaaataaatatagtgaAGTAGTGGAACGGCTTGAGAACGAGGAATTCGAG CAAGTCGAATTGGGAGCTGAAGTCTACCAGCAATTACTTGCTATTTATCTCTATCAAAACAAACT GGCCGATGCCAAGTTGTTGTGGATGAGAGTTCCAGCTAACCTAAAGGATGACAAGGAACTGATCCAACTGAACCTGCTCAATATTTCCCTGCAGAACAATAACTATGCCGATTTCTTCAAACACATCAAGTATGAGTGGTCGGAAAGAGTAAAGTCACCTGTGGAGGATCTTCTAA ATAAGCAACGCGAAGAGCTGTTCAAACTAATGGGCAGCGCTTATGTGTCCATTTACCAGCATAATCTACTGGAATTGTCACTAATGTCGGAGGACGAATTGAAACGCGTCTGTGCGGCCTTAAATTGGACTGAGGAACTGGACGGTGACCGGGTGATCCTGAAGCCCAAGGTTCAGGAAGCACCGCCAACTCGTGGAAACGATGACCAGCTGCTTAAGTTGACCGAGTTTGTAACCTTCCTAGAGAATTAA
- the LOC6731491 gene encoding COP9 signalosome complex subunit 8 isoform X2, with protein MRVPANLKDDKELIQLNLLNISLQNNNYADFFKHIKYEWSERVKSPVEDLLNKQREELFKLMGSAYVSIYQHNLLELSLMSEDELKRVCAALNWTEELDGDRVILKPKVQEAPPTRGNDDQLLKLTEFVTFLEN; from the exons ATGAGAGTTCCAGCTAACCTAAAGGATGACAAGGAACTGATCCAACTGAACCTGCTCAATATTTCCCTGCAGAACAATAACTATGCCGATTTCTTCAAACACATCAAGTATGAGTGGTCGGAAAGAGTAAAGTCACCTGTGGAGGATCTTCTAA ATAAGCAACGCGAAGAGCTGTTCAAACTAATGGGCAGCGCTTATGTGTCCATTTACCAGCATAATCTACTGGAATTGTCACTAATGTCGGAGGACGAATTGAAACGCGTCTGTGCGGCCTTAAATTGGACTGAGGAACTGGACGGTGACCGGGTGATCCTGAAGCCCAAGGTTCAGGAAGCACCGCCAACTCGTGGAAACGATGACCAGCTGCTTAAGTTGACCGAGTTTGTAACCTTCCTAGAGAATTAA
- the LOC6731492 gene encoding serine/threonine-protein phosphatase PP2A 65 kDa regulatory subunit isoform X1, whose protein sequence is MAASDKSVDDSLYPIAVLIDELKNEDVQLRLNSIKKLSTIALALGEERTRSELIPFLTETIYDEDEVLLALADQLGNFTSLVGGPEFAMYLIPPLESLATVEETVVRDKAVESLRTVAAEHSAQDLEIHVVPTLQRLVSGDWFTSRTSACGLFSVCYPRVTQPVKAELRANFRKLCQDETPMVRRAAANKLGEFAKVVETEYLKSDLIPNFVQLAQDDQDSVRLLAVEACVSIAQLLPQDDVEHLVLPTLRQCASDSSWRVRYMVAEKFVDLQKAVGPEITRVDLVPAFQYLLKDAEAEVRAAVATKVKDFCANLDKVNQVQIILSSILPYVRDLVSDPNPHVKSALASVIMGLSPMLGAYQTVEQLLPLFLIQLKDECPEVRLNIISNLDCVNDVIGIQQLSQSLLPAIVELAEDSKWRVRLAIIEYMPALAGQLGQEFFDQKLRGLCMGWLNDHVYAIREAATLNMKKLVEQFGAPWAEQAIIPMILVMSRNKNYLHRMTCLFCLNVLAEVCGTDITTKLLLPTVLLLAADPVANVRFNVAKTLQKISPFLEASVIDAQVKPTLDKLNTDTDVDVKHFAAQAIAGIAAEMELNVFRTAIPPCMGAKIEAAMDSKLIVEPPRQPEAADNDILQEMNGKAAEPPTLDSEC, encoded by the exons ATGGCAGCAAGCGACAAATCGGTCGACGATTCACTATATCCCATTGCGGTTCTAATCGATGAACTGAAAAACGAGGACGTTCAG CTTCGGTTGAACTCCATCAAGAAACTGTCCACCATTGCACTCGCTTTGGGCGAGGAGCGCACACGGTCAGAGTTGATTCCCTTCCTCACCGAGACCATATACGATGAGGACGAGGTACTGCTGGCCCTGGCCGATCAACTGGGCAACTTTACGA GTCTCGTTGGTGGACCAGAGTTTGCCATGTACTTGATTCCGCCCCTCGAGAGTTTGGCCACCGTAGAGGAAACCGTGGTGCGAGACAAGGCTGTGGAATCTCTGCGGACCGTGGCCGCTGAACACAGCGCCCAGGATCTGGAGATCCATGTGGTGCCGACATTGCAGCGATTGGTTTCCGGTGACTGGTTCACCTCACGCACCTCTGCCTGCGGCCTCTTCTCGGTTTGCTATCCACGCGTCACGCAGCCAGTGAAGGCCGAGCTGCGCGCCAACTTCCGAAAGCTCTGCCAGGATGAGACACCCATGGTGCGCCGTGCAGCAGCCAACAAGCTGGGCGAGTTTGCCAAGGTTGTTGAGACCGAGTATCTGAAGTCCGATTTGATTCCCAACTTTGTTCAGCTGGCACAGGATGATCAG GACTCTGTTCGTCTGCTAGCTGTAGAGGCTTGCGTCAGCATTGCCCAGCTGCTGCCCCAGGATGATGTAGAGCAC CTGGTTCTGCCCACGCTGCGTCAGTGCGCCAGCGACTCTTCCTGGAGGGTGCGTTACATGGTGGCCGAGAAGTTTGTTGATCTGCAAAAGGCTGTGGGTCCGGAGATTACTCGGGTGGATTTGGTGCCTGCCTTCCAGTACTTGCTCAAGGACGCCGAGGCCGAGGTTCGCGCTGCAGTGGCCACCAAGGTGAAGGACTTCTGCGCCAACCTGGACAAGGTGAACCAGGTGCAAATCATCCTTAGTTCCATTTTGCCCTATGTGCGCGATCTTGTATCGGACCCCAACCCTCATGTCAAGTCAGCTCTGGCCTCAGTGATCATGGGTTTGAGTCCCATGCTGGGCGCCTATCAGACTGTGGAGCAATTGCTCCCCTTGTTCCTTATTCAACTCAAGGATGAGTGCCCAGAAGTGCGCCTAAACATCATCTCAAACCTGGATTGCGTTAACGACGTCATCGGCATCCAGCAATTGTCACAGTCGCTTCTGCCCGCAATCGTCGAGCTGGCCGAGGACTCCAAGTGGCGTGTGCGTCTAGCCATCATCGAGTACATGCCTGCTCTGGCCGGTCAGTTGGGTCAGGAATTCTTTGACCAAAAACTGCGCGGTCTCTGCATGGGATGGCTCAACGATCACGTGTACGCCATTCGTGAGGCAGCCACCCTCAACATGAAGAAGCTCGTCGAGCAGTTCGGAGCTCCCTGGGCCGAACAGGCCATAATTCCAATGATCCTGGTCATGTCGCGCAACAAGAACTATTTGCACA GAATGACTTGCTTGTTCTGCCTGAATGTTTTGGCAGAGGTCTGCGGCACAGATATCACCAccaagttgctgctgcccacAGTTCTCCTGCTTGCCGCTGATCCCGTTGCCAATGTTCGTTTCAACGTGGCAAAGACCCTGCAGAAGATCTCGCCCTTCCTGGAGGCCAGCGTCATTGATGCCCAAGTAAAGCCCACACTCGACAAACTGAACACAGACACAGATGTGGATGTCAAGCATTTTGCTGCACAGGCCATTGCCGGCATAGCTGCAG AAATGGAACTGAATGTGTTTAGAACGGCAATACCGCCTTGCATGGGCGCTAAAATTGAAGCGGCAATGGACTCAAAGCTGATCGTGGAACCGCCCCGACAGCCGGAGGCAGCTGACAATGACATTTTGCAGGAGATGAATGGCAAGGCAGCGGAGCCGCCCACGCTTGACTCGGAATGTTAG
- the LOC6731492 gene encoding serine/threonine-protein phosphatase PP2A 65 kDa regulatory subunit isoform X2 — translation MAASDKSVDDSLYPIAVLIDELKNEDVQLRLNSIKKLSTIALALGEERTRSELIPFLTETIYDEDEVLLALADQLGNFTSLVGGPEFAMYLIPPLESLATVEETVVRDKAVESLRTVAAEHSAQDLEIHVVPTLQRLVSGDWFTSRTSACGLFSVCYPRVTQPVKAELRANFRKLCQDETPMVRRAAANKLGEFAKVVETEYLKSDLIPNFVQLAQDDQDSVRLLAVEACVSIAQLLPQDDVEHLVLPTLRQCASDSSWRVRYMVAEKFVDLQKAVGPEITRVDLVPAFQYLLKDAEAEVRAAVATKVKDFCANLDKVNQVQIILSSILPYVRDLVSDPNPHVKSALASVIMGLSPMLGAYQTVEQLLPLFLIQLKDECPEVRLNIISNLDCVNDVIGIQQLSQSLLPAIVELAEDSKWRVRLAIIEYMPALAGQLGQEFFDQKLRGLCMGWLNDHVYAIREAATLNMKKLVEQFGAPWAEQAIIPMILVMSRNKNYLHRMTCLFCLNVLAEVCGTDITTKLLLPTVLLLAADPVANVRFNVAKTLQKISPFLEASVIDAQVKPTLDKLNTDTDVDVKHFAAQAIAGIAAA, via the exons ATGGCAGCAAGCGACAAATCGGTCGACGATTCACTATATCCCATTGCGGTTCTAATCGATGAACTGAAAAACGAGGACGTTCAG CTTCGGTTGAACTCCATCAAGAAACTGTCCACCATTGCACTCGCTTTGGGCGAGGAGCGCACACGGTCAGAGTTGATTCCCTTCCTCACCGAGACCATATACGATGAGGACGAGGTACTGCTGGCCCTGGCCGATCAACTGGGCAACTTTACGA GTCTCGTTGGTGGACCAGAGTTTGCCATGTACTTGATTCCGCCCCTCGAGAGTTTGGCCACCGTAGAGGAAACCGTGGTGCGAGACAAGGCTGTGGAATCTCTGCGGACCGTGGCCGCTGAACACAGCGCCCAGGATCTGGAGATCCATGTGGTGCCGACATTGCAGCGATTGGTTTCCGGTGACTGGTTCACCTCACGCACCTCTGCCTGCGGCCTCTTCTCGGTTTGCTATCCACGCGTCACGCAGCCAGTGAAGGCCGAGCTGCGCGCCAACTTCCGAAAGCTCTGCCAGGATGAGACACCCATGGTGCGCCGTGCAGCAGCCAACAAGCTGGGCGAGTTTGCCAAGGTTGTTGAGACCGAGTATCTGAAGTCCGATTTGATTCCCAACTTTGTTCAGCTGGCACAGGATGATCAG GACTCTGTTCGTCTGCTAGCTGTAGAGGCTTGCGTCAGCATTGCCCAGCTGCTGCCCCAGGATGATGTAGAGCAC CTGGTTCTGCCCACGCTGCGTCAGTGCGCCAGCGACTCTTCCTGGAGGGTGCGTTACATGGTGGCCGAGAAGTTTGTTGATCTGCAAAAGGCTGTGGGTCCGGAGATTACTCGGGTGGATTTGGTGCCTGCCTTCCAGTACTTGCTCAAGGACGCCGAGGCCGAGGTTCGCGCTGCAGTGGCCACCAAGGTGAAGGACTTCTGCGCCAACCTGGACAAGGTGAACCAGGTGCAAATCATCCTTAGTTCCATTTTGCCCTATGTGCGCGATCTTGTATCGGACCCCAACCCTCATGTCAAGTCAGCTCTGGCCTCAGTGATCATGGGTTTGAGTCCCATGCTGGGCGCCTATCAGACTGTGGAGCAATTGCTCCCCTTGTTCCTTATTCAACTCAAGGATGAGTGCCCAGAAGTGCGCCTAAACATCATCTCAAACCTGGATTGCGTTAACGACGTCATCGGCATCCAGCAATTGTCACAGTCGCTTCTGCCCGCAATCGTCGAGCTGGCCGAGGACTCCAAGTGGCGTGTGCGTCTAGCCATCATCGAGTACATGCCTGCTCTGGCCGGTCAGTTGGGTCAGGAATTCTTTGACCAAAAACTGCGCGGTCTCTGCATGGGATGGCTCAACGATCACGTGTACGCCATTCGTGAGGCAGCCACCCTCAACATGAAGAAGCTCGTCGAGCAGTTCGGAGCTCCCTGGGCCGAACAGGCCATAATTCCAATGATCCTGGTCATGTCGCGCAACAAGAACTATTTGCACA GAATGACTTGCTTGTTCTGCCTGAATGTTTTGGCAGAGGTCTGCGGCACAGATATCACCAccaagttgctgctgcccacAGTTCTCCTGCTTGCCGCTGATCCCGTTGCCAATGTTCGTTTCAACGTGGCAAAGACCCTGCAGAAGATCTCGCCCTTCCTGGAGGCCAGCGTCATTGATGCCCAAGTAAAGCCCACACTCGACAAACTGAACACAGACACAGATGTGGATGTCAAGCATTTTGCTGCACAGGCCATTGCCGGCATAGCTGCAG CGTAA
- the LOC6731493 gene encoding inactive pancreatic lipase-related protein 1 translates to MHKAIKNKSRLLCGLKNSKADLTTAKFILYYGPTVADSDIYDLTDFQSLLEDEHLDLGKNTVLYLHGYLEDPDVESIHVIAEAYLERKDTNLIVLDWGELADGNYMFDAFPNLKQLGPELAKVLLKMFDHGLDIEKFHIVGHSMGGQLAGLLGREITKRTKGVRKIKRISALDPAFPLFYPGTHLSANDAEFVDVIHTDAWLYGAPTSTGTADFWPNGGYSLQPGCPKRNYKMLSDNDLSSHRRSWWFWAESVSDRYPIGFDAVPAKKWSDFKQNKIVENCPPVVMGHHCPTTIHGDFYLQTNGHTPFARGKEGTVYVDPKDLLGNTHSITCDCPSEKTN, encoded by the exons ATGCACAAggccattaaaaacaaatcca GGCTCCTCTGCGGACTCAAGAACTCCAAGGCGGATCTGACGACAGCCAAGTTTATACTATATTATGG ACCCACGGTGGCAGATAGCGATATCTATGACCTAACCGATTTCCAGAGTCTTCTGGAGGACGAGCACTTGGATTTGGGCAAGAACACCGTGCTCTATTTGCACGGCTACTTGGAAGATCCGGATGTGGAGAGCATTCACGTCATAGCCGAGGCCTATCTGGAGCGAAAGGATACCAATCTTATCGTCCTGGACTGGGGTGAACTGGCCGATGGCAACTACATGTTCGATGCCTTCCCGAACCTCAAACAGCTGGGCCCAGAGCTGGCCAAGGTCCTGCTCAAAATGTTCGACCACGGCCTGGACATTGAGAAGTTCCACATTGTCGGGCACTCGATGGGCGGCCAGCTGGCCGGACTCCTCGGTCGAGAGATTACTAAACGCACCAAGGGCGTCAGAAAGATAAAAAG AATTTCCGCTTTGGATCCCGCCTTTCCGCTCTTCTATCCGGGCACGCACCTGTCTGCCAATGATGCGGAGTTCGTCGACGTGATACACACGGACGCCTGGCTGTACGGAGCTCCGACGAGCACGGGCACGGCGGATTTCTGGCCCAATGGTGGATACAGTCTGCAGCCTGGCTGTCCCAAGCGAAACTACAAGATGCTCAGCGACAACGATTTGTCCAGTCATCGGCGGAGCTGGTGGTTCTGGGCCGAGAGCGTGTCGGATCGGTATCCCATCGGATTCGATGCTGTGCCCGCCAAAAAATGGTCCGACTTCAAGCAGAACAAAATAGTGGAGAATTGCCCGCCCGTGGTGATGGGTCATCATTGTCCCACGAC AATTCATGGCGACTTTTACTTACAAACCAACGGACATACACCTTTTGCTCGAGGCAAGGAGGGCACTGTCTACGTTGACCCCAAGGATCTGCTGGGAAATACCCACAGTATCACCTGTGACTGCCCGTCGGAGAAAACGAATTAA